From a region of the Neisseria subflava genome:
- a CDS encoding type IV pilus twitching motility protein PilT, which translates to MQITDLLAFGVKNKASDLHLSSGISPMIRVHGDIRRINLPEMSSEEVGTMITSVMNDHQRKLYQQDFEVDFSFELPNVARFRVNAFMTERGPAAVFRTIPSTVLTLEELRAPRIFQKIAENPRGLVLVTGPTGSGKSTTLAAMVNYINETQPAHILTIEDPIEFVHQSKKALINQRELHQHTHSFTNALRSALREDPDVILIGEMRDPETISLALTAAETGHLVFGTLHTTGAAKTIDRIVDVFPAGEKEIVRSMLSESLRAIISQTLLKTRDGNGRVAAHEILISTPAVRNLIRENKIAQINAALQTGQAHGMQTLDQALQTLVRQGTISPELARSKAQNIENLSIF; encoded by the coding sequence ATCCGCCGCATCAACCTGCCCGAGATGAGCTCGGAAGAAGTCGGCACTATGATTACCTCGGTCATGAACGACCACCAGCGTAAGCTCTATCAACAGGATTTTGAAGTCGATTTCTCATTTGAGCTGCCTAATGTTGCCCGTTTCCGCGTCAACGCCTTTATGACCGAACGCGGCCCAGCCGCCGTATTCCGTACCATTCCGAGCACCGTCCTAACGCTGGAAGAATTGCGTGCGCCGCGCATTTTCCAAAAAATTGCCGAAAATCCGCGCGGTTTGGTCTTGGTAACCGGCCCGACCGGTTCGGGTAAATCCACCACGCTGGCGGCGATGGTCAACTACATCAACGAAACCCAACCAGCCCACATTCTGACCATCGAAGACCCGATTGAGTTCGTCCACCAAAGCAAAAAGGCGCTCATCAACCAACGCGAGCTGCATCAGCACACCCACAGCTTTACCAACGCCCTGCGTTCCGCTCTGCGCGAAGACCCAGACGTGATTTTGATCGGTGAGATGCGCGACCCTGAAACCATCTCCCTCGCCCTGACCGCCGCCGAAACCGGCCACTTGGTTTTCGGCACGCTGCACACAACCGGCGCCGCTAAAACCATCGACCGTATTGTCGACGTATTCCCAGCTGGAGAAAAAGAAATCGTGCGCTCCATGTTGTCCGAATCCTTGCGCGCCATCATTTCCCAAACCCTGCTGAAAACCCGCGACGGCAACGGCCGCGTCGCCGCACACGAAATCCTGATTTCCACACCGGCCGTACGCAACCTCATCCGCGAGAACAAAATCGCCCAAATCAACGCCGCCCTCCAAACCGGTCAGGCCCACGGTATGCAAACCCTCGATCAAGCCCTGCAAACCCTTGTCCGCCAAGGCACCATCAGCCCCGAGCTGGCACGCAGCAAGGCGCAAAACATCGAAAATCTCTCTATTTTCTAA